CAGGCTTCCGTTTTTCCATTTCATTAGGCCTTGTCGATCTGTGGTTGTTTTCTTTTCGCTTCATGGGCCGGCAGCCCAGGCGAGCGTCTCCGCGACATTGCACGCTCTCCGGAGCTCTCACATTGCGTGCTATGGCACCCCGAGCTCTCCCATTCCCCACCCCTTCAAATAATAAGTAATAGTAAAAAAACTTGGCCGACGCGCCGCCAACGCCCACCATATCCGCGGCGAGGTACTATCCCGCAGCACGCGCACCGCTCTTCCTTCTCGTTTGATGCCTGATCTGTTATGTATGGTTTCTGTGTGTCGAAGTGTGCCGAATCTTGCCCTAGACCTAGAGTACTGATGAAATTGTTAGCCGGGCCTTCTCTGACACGTTTACGGTCGACTTAAGCTGATTATAAATCCCTAGATAAATTACTACTGTCGCATCGTTCTTGATTGATCTACTTTCCAATCTAGAGTATTAAACACTCTGTGACGGTTCTCTAATAAAGAGCTAATGTCTCGTCCCCTCTCGTCAAGTTTTGCTGATGTTTTTCTGACTGTTGACTCACAAGTTCCTTACAAAGAGATGCCCTGGTAACTACTACAAGAGAAAGAAACTGGTGACAAAAAAAGCAAGAACAACAAACTACCCTGGTAATTAACCCAGCCATCCAGGTTCAAGTCCTCGCGGGCGCGaatttgggttcttattatttaaaaaaaaactcgccggggggaggggggggggcttccCCCACCgctttcctttcaaaaaaaaaactacccTGGTAATTAACCAGTGGATATTGTTTATACTTCCACCgctttcctttcaaaaaaaaaactacccTGGTAATTAACCAGTGGATATTGTTTATACTTCTTGAACTGTAACTTCAAATTTAGCTTTTGGTTTATAGATTTCCATAATGTCTATGCACCAGTTTCTAGCACCTGACTTGTATTTGAGAAACCTGTGTGGCCCTTCATTTCACATTTACCATTGTAACATTTCAGGATTTTCGGAGTAAATACAACGTTTTCTGTTTCCAGCATATGCTTATGTTTCAGTGATCCATGATCCATTTTAGATAGGACTCAATTTATCTCAGGATTCTCTGGATCATGTTTGACCAATGCATGCTTTGTAGTAACCTTGTTTGGAATGTGATTCGAGATTAAACTTCCTTGTCTCAGAAAAGCGAAAGGATGAAATTGAAATTTGAGGCACCGCGGAAAAACGAGTTGCTTGCCCTGGACAAATACAGcgttaatggtaaagatgaatcaATTATAGTAAGAAATGAGTATCCAAGCTTCCCTGTCCCTTGTTTTGATGCTGAGGATGTTGATTTGAAACAGGCCAAAGAGGTATGATAACTATCCATCTGTGTGATATTCCTCTCCCCTTGTTTTTTCTTTCCAAGTGCTGACTCTTGACATTCTCCCTTTCAGCTTATGCGAGAAAGGGTTGTTCTGATTGCCAAGTCCATAGAAAATGACATAATCATCCCAGACCCTGCTCCAGAGGTTTGTGTTACCTTCATATACATAATTTGATTGATGGGTCATCCCGTTATGTTAGTTATTATTAATCCGTTAAGCCTGTAATATTATAGGGTACTTAAGTCTAGTAGTCTACTGAAACAATATGTTTATTGTTGTCATATATGAACCTTGGATAGGAACACGCGCATTCACATGCCTGAACCATGCTAGCTTTAGATCTTTCTCTCCCCTCATTGGTGCCTCGTGTTTGGTTGTTTATTTAGCCTACACCAACTTGCTTGGGTTACAAGTTTTTGTTCTTTTCATTGTTGTTGTCATACATGCACCTCCATAGACCACAAGATAGTTTATTTTGTTGTGCTTTTAGTTGGATGACTGATGTCTTTCACCTTTTTCAATTGTGACGGTTCCATCTAGTGGGTGTCTGATACCTTCTTGAAGAAATATGACGAATTGGAGCCCATCCTTGTAAAGGATAGTGTCTGGTGCTTCCTCCGATTATTCGTGAACTGTGCAGGCAAGGGCATGTCATGGGATCTTACCATCACCGCACAAACCTTAACCTTCATTGTCTGTTTCAATGCCCTGCAATGTGCAAAAGTTCTATTGGAGGGCATGGCACCTGAGCTCTATGGGATGCACGCCAATCCCAACTGCATTAACCAATATGGATACTTCGCGCTCCATGAATCTGCTGAAAGGTTCTCTGTTGACATGATTAAGCTGCTTTTACGCCATGGTGCATCAGCCAATGTGCGCACAGTTGGCAATAATATCATTGAGAATCTACTTCTGCTCCATGTCGCAGTTGAGAATACTTGCCTGCATAAGTATCTGGAGGACAACCTGGAGGACAATCTTTCTCGCAGCCATAATCCACTGGATTATATCTACAAGCTTATCCATCTGCTGTGTCTACCTGAAATGGTCTGTTTCACTTACCTCCCTATGTGAGTTAGTACTACTTTTGCAGCATGACATAAAGAGTAACTGTGGTCATATTATAGACCCCTGATAGCCGTTATAATGAAATTATTGATACTAAGTACCGGGCATCCTTTCATCTCAACTTGTCACAGAAAGTAAAGTTTTCGCTTGTTAATCCTTTTTGTCTTACTTCATGTGTTAGTGCATGCTCTTATAGGAAAGGATAAGGGGTCATCAATAAAATATAGACAGACTGTTGCTAGtaattaattttattttctttgtcttggaGATTGTCCCTAATCCATATTTACTTTGATAGGAGGAAACACAGCGAAACACAGCAATACATAGAAAGATTATTCAACATTACTTGCTTGCATATGAATGCTAAATGCACTTAGATTTTTGTTCCTTCTTGTTTTACAGAAGATCTTCTTGGATACAACTAGACTGCTTGCAGAAAAAACAAATAATTTACTTCAAGAGCTCTGGAACTACATTGAGGATGGAAAACTTATCCAGTCTGCAGTTCTACTACCAGCTGCTCAAGAGCAGATCCGTCGGGGCAGTTCTCCGAAGATAAATGACAGTAGTAAAAAAAATGGGTTTGACATTATCAATAACTGTATAGTGAGGCTTTCATATGCCTTGAGATTGGAGAAAGGTTCACATGGAATGACACATGAGCTTCTGGAGGAAAGGAAGACACTTTTTGATTATACATGGCTGCTTGTTGATGTAATTTCCCATGTCGGTGAAGATCTTTCTGCATACATTCAAGCGCATTCTGAGGTAAGCGTTTTTGGTATATTGTGGCTGCGGTGCCTCAGATGCTTTTTACTTAATATTTGTATTTTTACTATTGTTAGTGCTGTTGTTTTAAAAAAAGGACCTcgataaatcccgaatgttcagattttaagcatgtcatcctgaacatttttttcatggcaactttagttgacgCGATGTGACAACTTTAGTTGTTAAAACATGGCAACTTTGTCCCAGTTCATTTTTTTTATCAGAAAAAATTGCCATGTTTGCCAATCTCGTgtgaactaaagttgccatgaaaaacattcggattgccatgcttaaaatccgtaCGTCCGGAATTTACCATTTCCGTAAAAAAATACATGCCCTAATCTTAGCAAGAAGAATGTTAATAATTCTCACCTCAACTGATAATAATAATATGTTATAATTACTCCGTCTGGGTTTACTGGGCCTGGGGCCAAAATGCTAGGACCAAATTTCTGGCACTCCGCATCCGATTAAAGCGCATGGATGTTTTGCCTCCCGTCATTAACGGCAGCGGTTAATGCAAGAGTTGACATGCTGCTCCTGAACGTACATGCTGCGCATGCATTGGCTCCTGTGGCTAGGGTACTCCAAAACTACCGTTTTTGTTAAAAATCATAAAAAACCACCAACTCTGTGGCAAGTGAGTACTGTTTTTGTTAAAAATCACAAAAAACCACCAACTCTGTGGCAAGTGAGTAACAAATCGCACTGATTCGAAATTGAGTGTGTCCAAAAAaaactgacgggtgggacccgtcTGTCCTGGCTGATGTGGCGCCTACCTCCCCTCCTCCGGCGTCCTGTGTTCGTCGTCGCCGGTGGCGCCACACCCCTGCCTCCCCCGCGCCTCACCGGAGCCGCGACCTACATCCCCAACGCCCCTACCTTCCCGCTTCTCCTGGATCTGGCGGGAGCCCAGCGCCACCACTCCGAGACGGGGTCACGGGGAGCCGCGCTCGTCATCGGGCCCGAGCAAGGAAGCGGGGCGAGCTCCTCCTGGCCTCGACGCCGGCAGAGGGAGCTACGGGCCCAACCCCGCTCCGACAGCCACCACCGCTATCCACGCGCCGCCGTCCTTCGTCGCCGATGGCACCACGCCCTGCCTCCCCTGCTTCTCCCGGATCCGGCGGCAGCCCAGCACCGGCACGCTGAGGCCGGGCGAGCTCCTCCTGGCCTCGACGCCCCGCCCTGCTACTGCAGCCACAGCCGCTGGCCACGGCCAGAGGCGAGCTCCTCCCCCTCATGCCACAGACAACCTCTCCTCTCCCCGTCTTCCTCGCGAGCGCCGAGCTCAGACGCACGAGAGCCACGGTAGCCAGAGGCGGGGAAGGTGTGCTGCTCGCCGTGGCAACACTGGTGGCGGCAGCGCACCGGAAAGCCCAAGGCACATCGGCTCTTCTCCGCGAGGGCGTGCTAGTGAGAGGGGCGTCCTGGTGAGAGGGGACCGGCTCGCCGCGCACAGAGGAGGGGGCGGAGCTTGTCGGGGTAGGGCGGACGGAGGGGCAGCATCGCCGGAGAAGAGCCGGACAGACGGAGTAGGTGGTGTGCGTGCACGCGagatgctcgacgaaatgctagaGACCGACGAGAGAGAGACAGAGCGCGTGATAGACTAGTCACTTGTCCACGTGTTTATTCTTTGCCAAGTCAGCCTGACAGGTGGGCCAGAAATGTCAGATTTCCACTTAGTTGCTGCTAGCAGCTCGTTTAGTGCATTTTGTTATTCACTTGCCACAGAGTTGgtggttttttgtgatttttggcaaAAGCGATAGTTTTGAAGTACCCTAGCCATAAATGTGGTGGTTTTGAGCAATTAACTCCTCCTGAACGTACATGCTACGCATGCATTGGCTGCATGCTCCTGATATTTATGTGCTACGGATtcctcttcttctaattatctagCCAGCATATCATAGGAACGGACGGGCCTACGCTGCTCGCTGGCCTAAAAAACGTGGATAGTGGTAGTATTTGACAACTTCGTAATAAGTGTCCATTCTGTTTAACAAATCTATACAGAAACTGAGTAAAATCTAACACTTTCTCGAGATAATCGGTTGTTTCACAACTTGCCGACTCTGGTTGCATCTAGTGGCTATAGCATAGCCAACATATCTTCGTTCTGTTTAGTGGAGTTTCCACTTCACATTAAAAATATCACAAGATTATGCTTCCCCAAAAGTGCTGTGGATTCTCATTAAAAAAGAGAGCTTAAGAGCCCCGTTGTGTTGATAAGCTAGAGGCCTCCTTACCTAGTGCTTGGGCATGGGCTTAGCCCATAGCCGGGGTGGTCATACCTTCCTAGGTTTGCTCCAATAATAGTCCTCATCCTTTAGATAGATTAGATAAAATCTTGTCCGGTTAATCTGAGATAGGGTGGATTAGTTATGCGAgtagatactactccctccatcccacaatgtaagacgtttttttgacactagtgtagtgtcaaaaaacgtcttatattatgagacggagggagtatctattaGGGCCTAGTTGGGAAGAAAGATTCCGTGGGAAACTTATCCTTCACAAAGAATGCCCTCATCCTTAAGATAGACTAGCTATAATCTTGTCTGGTTAATCTAAGATAGGGTTGGATTAGTTATGTGAGTAGATAGTATCTATTAGGTGCTACTCCCTCCAATTTTGTTTTCTCCTTTTGCTGCAATGTTTTGAGAGTTGTCTTGCTTAAACCAATGAACTTTTCTTGCAGCAATTATCTGTCCCCAAATTATCACtgaactactactccctccgtccatattACTTATCGCTCACTTAGGATTGGAGGGAGTACCTTTTTTAACCCTTATCCAGATTTGTACTTATTGTGCTCAAGAAGCGTATTTCTTTTTTCTTGCATGATGCTATATATCAATTTAACATGTTCTCTAATATTTTTCGCACTAAATTCTGTTCTTGTTAATTGAAAGAATCTCAAAACCCAGATGTTGCTTAGATTCAGAAAGTTTCCATCCACTTCACATTGGTTTGTTGCTCAGATAGCTGATTTTGCTCTAATATTTAGCCTGTCATATAATGTAATGACTAATGAGACACAAACTCCTCTTATCTCTTAACACTTGGGAAAAGGTGATGACAGAGATAATGGAACAAGAGCAAATAATTGATGGGAGTAAATAGTTATTCTAATGAAATGCTCTATGTCAAAAGTATTAGTAAAAACTAGTCCATTATTAGTTATCCATATACTAATCCACATCCAATCCCCTGTCTGGCTGCTTCTTTCCTTTTATCTTCATCATCGAACAGACAAATAAACTGTAATAACACCTTTTGTGCTTCATCTTCTAAGACATTGTTTGATATTGTTACATTGCAAAGGAGATTGCTATACGAGTTCATGATAGATACAATTATTGATGATTTCTGCATTGAAGTCACACACTACAACTAGAAGGAGAATGGTAGTTCCTTCTCTGGTACTATTTGCATTTTTGTAATGGAAATGTGAATCTTACAATGAATACTTAATGCATGCATAAATAGTGAAAACTTTGGTGATAGAAAAACTTGATCTCCATATTAATATTATCTGACACGAGTACAGAGTGAAATGCCATATTTTTTTTTTGTTCTTGGCTTCACTTGTGTCTATTTTCTGGTTTTGTCATTGCCTTGTATTGTTTCTACCAGTAAAATTGCCCATATGAACATCAAGTGTTTGGTTAATGCTATTGCATGGTGCATGAATagagaacatgcacttttgtcatttctCTTTGTTTATTTCTGGACGCATGACAGATAACTTTGCCAAAATGAGCGCTTCCATATTTTTATGCTGGCAGCTGTTTGGCAGGACTCCCAGCTCCAAAACTTCTAGGTGCTGGAGCTGGGGCTATATTAAGGGTGTTTACATGAGCCTTCTTTGTTCATGTTAGACTGAAATCTTATGCTTAAGGTACTTTATTTAGCCTACAAACTTCAGATCCTACAAGAAACAGGGAGTTGGAGCTCATTACCTTAACTTTTTTGTGGCCCTAGAGGACAGTTCAATTATAGTTCAACAAGCAACAGGTGTATGCAATTCATGACTAACCTCTTTAAGTTTATCTGAACTTCATTTGGATCATATAGCCTGAACAAATTGACACCTTTCTCTTTGAGAAACCAAAAACAAACAATTAAAGTGATTTCAAACAATTGAAGTTTTCTCCTCCAAATAATTCTTTCCATCATCTCGCTGCTTACGATTGGTTATATAATTGCTACATCGTATATTAGTAGATCTATGTTAGTGATATATTTCCTTACGCAACAGCTTGTATGTCATGTAGGTGCCCCATGTGGAGGTCTTTCAACATGTTTCATCTATCCTTAAGGAGTACGGATTTTGCCCTCCTGGAGATTTCATGGACACTCTAAACCTGTACTACTCTTGTATTGCTTCACACAATAATTTTCTATGTGAATAAACGGTTATTTTGCTGATTATATTATTTTCTGCCATTTCTTGAAGCCAGCCTTATGACTGCAGAAAGTCAAACGGAGAGTCATGTAAAGGTGTGTCAGGCTTGAGTTATTCTTTTTACATTTAACAAACTGAGTCCTATTCTCTCCCCTTCTTTCTAAATTGGATAATTGGGCTTGTAGATGCAAACATGACAGTTACGGAAACGGCCAATCTGGATGCTGCAGAGGAAAAGGTAAAGATACTCATCTGGGATTGGTCTAGTTTTGGATAGACTGATGGTGTTCGGGAATGTGTAACGATACTGTGgcagca
This DNA window, taken from Triticum aestivum cultivar Chinese Spring chromosome 1D, IWGSC CS RefSeq v2.1, whole genome shotgun sequence, encodes the following:
- the LOC123181779 gene encoding uncharacterized protein is translated as MRERVVLIAKSIENDIIIPDPAPEWVSDTFLKKYDELEPILVKDSVWCFLRLFVNCAGKGMSWDLTITAQTLTFIVCFNALQCAKVLLEGMAPELYGMHANPNCINQYGYFALHESAERFSVDMIKLLLRHGASANVRTVGNNIIENLLLLHVAVENTCLHKYLEDNLEDNLSRSHNPLDYIYKLIHLLCLPEMKIFLDTTRLLAEKTNNLLQELWNYIEDGKLIQSAVLLPAAQEQIRRGSSPKINDSSKKNGFDIINNCIVRLSYALRLEKGSHGMTHELLEERKTLFDYTWLLVDVISHVGEDLSAYIQAHSEVPHVEVFQHVSSILKEYGFCPPGDFMDTLNLQPYDCRKSNGESCKGVSDANMTVTETANLDAAEEKAVRKEVGGGWDPTYTKRSYFPYWRSVLEARFPVRVYPAYASSDPRSGLKPGQLRVSLSKNLIMANGSTPTQNYRPAPVPRILPLTSNNQPRRCFITAATSAFRLLKVLK